In the genome of Paenibacillus sp. FSL R5-0766, one region contains:
- a CDS encoding sensor histidine kinase — protein MKATAQSDIESDAEANANAKANTSAMKTNWTPRFKAFIQRKPKTLAFKIPFAYFVIILLTVAFSALVLNRISENDAQRKINEASLQTITSIETNVNLMIENVNNYSKMIFSDPNLQNLLRQGNVYSNLQTQSKVSAYLTNLMQAVPIIDSVYIYDNSGHRFSVGTQEWPTFMEVNVKEAPWYEQALKHNGRYLLRLNGGNNDSGVSTTGENDGHEVVSFIRLIRDLDDTSPLGFLVMNIKGKSIAQAYANLSAPDSFQVAILDEHQRVIATNATDGKKAVPAVSDESMSAASGQGGMHEMLEANQLKLKQTFQEQSSGFITLQSGGQEYAVTYRSAGDDQWKFISMSPYRATDTRNKSMVLLALILLAVNGTVFFVSSFIISRSVIKPIHKLLRSMQKAPSGNFRKVTVELNSYEFAQLYGGYNQMIEQIDQMLKRIIQEQQTIRRAELNTLQAQIKPHFLYNTLDSITSLAMSGMNDKVCELLEALGSYYRLSVSKGRELITLHEEVEIVRNYLTIQQVRYPDVFEVQYDIAPDCERVMIPKLVLQPLVENSLYHGIRPKGSLGTIRIQARRSKEGVLLTITDDGVGMSEEEVQQIQRTEMNMFNRSNSSNTSNPTYNSKHNPSFGLWGTMERLRIFYDREDGLKLQSEVGKGTTIIITIPKGADESWN, from the coding sequence GTGAAAGCAACAGCCCAATCAGATATTGAGAGCGATGCAGAAGCAAACGCAAATGCAAAAGCGAACACCAGCGCAATGAAGACGAATTGGACTCCCCGTTTCAAAGCGTTCATTCAACGCAAGCCCAAGACACTCGCTTTTAAAATTCCGTTTGCCTACTTTGTCATTATTCTGCTAACGGTGGCGTTTAGTGCGTTGGTTTTGAATCGAATCTCGGAAAATGACGCGCAACGAAAGATCAATGAAGCATCACTGCAGACAATTACATCCATTGAGACCAACGTTAATCTGATGATCGAGAACGTGAACAATTATTCGAAAATGATTTTCTCCGATCCGAACTTGCAGAACCTGCTGCGGCAGGGCAACGTGTACTCCAATTTACAGACACAGTCCAAGGTCAGCGCATATTTGACCAATCTTATGCAAGCGGTTCCAATTATTGATTCAGTATATATTTACGATAATTCGGGGCACCGATTCTCGGTTGGTACACAGGAATGGCCCACGTTTATGGAAGTGAATGTGAAGGAAGCGCCGTGGTACGAACAGGCACTGAAGCATAACGGAAGATATCTGCTCAGGCTGAATGGTGGCAACAACGACAGCGGAGTCTCGACGACGGGGGAGAATGATGGGCACGAGGTGGTTTCGTTTATTCGTCTCATTCGAGATTTGGATGATACGTCTCCGCTTGGATTTTTGGTCATGAACATCAAGGGCAAATCCATCGCTCAAGCCTATGCTAACCTATCTGCACCGGATTCATTTCAGGTCGCCATTCTGGATGAGCATCAGCGGGTGATCGCAACGAACGCAACCGATGGAAAGAAAGCCGTGCCTGCTGTATCCGATGAATCCATGTCTGCCGCTTCTGGACAGGGAGGAATGCACGAGATGTTAGAGGCCAATCAGCTCAAGTTAAAACAAACATTTCAAGAGCAATCCTCCGGCTTCATCACCTTGCAATCGGGTGGTCAGGAATATGCTGTGACCTATCGTTCGGCTGGTGATGATCAGTGGAAATTCATCAGCATGAGTCCGTACCGAGCTACGGATACCCGCAATAAATCTATGGTGTTGCTTGCGCTGATCTTACTTGCGGTGAACGGAACTGTCTTTTTTGTCAGTTCATTCATCATCTCGCGCAGCGTCATTAAGCCGATTCATAAGCTGCTTCGTTCCATGCAGAAAGCGCCAAGCGGCAACTTCCGCAAAGTGACGGTTGAGCTGAACAGCTACGAATTTGCACAGCTATATGGAGGATACAACCAGATGATTGAGCAGATTGACCAGATGCTGAAACGCATCATTCAGGAGCAGCAGACGATCCGCAGAGCGGAGCTGAATACACTTCAGGCGCAGATCAAGCCGCATTTTCTATACAACACACTTGATTCCATTACCTCCCTGGCAATGTCGGGTATGAACGATAAGGTATGTGAGCTGTTAGAAGCGCTCGGAAGTTATTATCGGCTGAGTGTCAGCAAAGGCCGTGAACTGATTACGCTGCACGAGGAGGTTGAGATTGTACGCAATTATTTGACGATCCAGCAGGTGCGATACCCCGATGTATTTGAGGTGCAGTACGATATTGCTCCAGATTGTGAACGCGTGATGATTCCCAAGCTTGTGCTCCAGCCGCTGGTGGAAAATTCACTGTATCATGGTATTCGTCCCAAAGGCAGCCTAGGCACGATACGCATTCAAGCTCGTCGATCCAAGGAGGGGGTACTTCTAACGATCACTGACGACGGAGTCGGCATGTCCGAGGAAGAAGTGCAGCAGATTCAACGAACAGAAATGAACATGTTTAACCGTTCTAACTCATCTAATACTTCTAATCCTACCTATAACTCTAAACACAATCCAAGCTTTGGCTTGTGGGGGACGATGGAGCGGCTTCGCATTTTTTATGACAGAGAAGATGGACTTAAGCTGCAGAGCGAGGTTGGAAAAGGAACCACCATTATCATAACGATCCCGAAGGGAGCCGATGAATCATGGAATTAA
- a CDS encoding uracil-DNA glycosylase yields MSQTQQQIREFVAGVQAYVSPVNVINPWRDYVAGYDIGPEAVKIRCEHLVRYLEPRMSKARYIFIAEAVGYQGARFSGVPLTSERMVTGNHSLVNHQMIFAGDPGVRTSLANIAKPNRSQALYGFAEPTASIIWGEVLSSSRWKPTDFIFWNIYPFHPYQSAENRMTNRTPTLAELEDGVVFARQLMQLNPDAQIVAIGRKSADTLSSHLIKNHHVPHPANGRAVQFQKAVRSII; encoded by the coding sequence ATGAGCCAAACGCAGCAACAGATCCGCGAGTTTGTTGCAGGGGTACAAGCATATGTGTCGCCAGTAAATGTGATTAATCCTTGGAGAGATTATGTGGCGGGCTATGATATCGGCCCCGAAGCGGTAAAGATTCGTTGTGAACATTTGGTCAGGTATTTGGAACCACGAATGTCCAAGGCTCGGTACATTTTTATTGCTGAAGCTGTGGGATATCAAGGGGCGAGGTTCTCCGGCGTACCTTTGACGTCCGAGCGAATGGTTACCGGGAATCACTCACTGGTGAATCACCAGATGATTTTTGCAGGTGATCCGGGTGTCCGAACAAGCCTAGCCAATATCGCCAAACCTAACCGGAGTCAGGCATTGTATGGTTTCGCAGAACCGACAGCATCCATCATATGGGGTGAAGTGTTATCCAGTTCAAGGTGGAAACCAACGGACTTTATATTTTGGAACATTTATCCCTTTCATCCTTATCAATCTGCCGAAAACAGGATGACGAATCGAACGCCGACTTTGGCAGAGTTGGAGGATGGTGTGGTATTCGCCAGACAGCTTATGCAACTGAATCCTGATGCTCAGATCGTGGCTATTGGCAGAAAGTCAGCAGACACGTTAAGCTCACATCTCATTAAAAATCACCATGTTCCCCATCCTGCAAATGGAAGGGCAGTACAATTTCAAAAAGCTGTGAGGTCAATTATCTAG
- a CDS encoding MoxR family ATPase yields the protein MYFADQTFRTNYRMLQPLEQGGKLGRETTSGLAYFFSLDRLQKKLGLEIIDLHPESADRQEFISMFIETLMVGRDEQNNELQATSLGFIEVGASSLEKKVSSNFLTVPVKKGSRQQELLPYPGRPGPLVNLGLDTGIHGKWGITKNPEWKDNFLKFINRRLCGSNTFPLIVFLLRNRPLLNLESDNPYTILKSSLGDIVTEETADFLVSHAEVPEEWASDHFLSVVYTPLTNYSEFLNVELKEQLTSYTASTVAVASPSFEVNNTLSRKIEAAINSGSHIILTGPPGTGKTTIAKIISQNFKGPNGFKTYTATSNWSAFEVLGGYLPDPLNPQRLQFEEGFITRSISENKWVIIDEINRADVDKAFGELFTVLTGNSVNLPYYNFVNESDGTIKRKKITISPENEREVSGDDQQNYYVQTDWRIIGTMNTFDKSSLYQLSYAFMRRFAFIEVEPPSSESMSEILKQKVSQMQINEELKDEIKVYIINLFSNGLYSINNAVGVAIPISVINYLEKRIGIDRELEVSLGEVFIEAISMYLFPQFEGRRRDFETLLQVIVSSLDIEEPFIRSLLIKELSNWTGNIG from the coding sequence GTGTATTTCGCTGATCAAACTTTTCGAACCAACTATAGAATGTTGCAACCTTTAGAACAAGGAGGTAAGCTGGGCCGGGAGACTACTTCCGGCTTAGCTTATTTTTTTTCATTAGATCGATTGCAGAAGAAACTGGGTTTGGAAATTATTGACTTACATCCTGAATCTGCCGATAGGCAAGAGTTCATAAGCATGTTTATCGAAACCTTAATGGTTGGCCGAGACGAACAAAATAATGAATTACAAGCAACAAGTTTAGGGTTTATTGAAGTAGGAGCCAGCAGTTTAGAAAAGAAAGTTAGTTCGAATTTTCTAACAGTTCCAGTGAAAAAGGGAAGTAGACAACAAGAACTGCTCCCATACCCAGGACGACCAGGACCGTTAGTTAATCTGGGATTGGACACTGGAATTCATGGGAAATGGGGGATAACAAAAAATCCAGAGTGGAAAGATAATTTTTTGAAATTTATTAACAGAAGGTTGTGTGGGAGTAATACCTTTCCGCTAATAGTATTTCTTTTAAGAAACAGACCGTTACTTAACTTAGAAAGCGATAATCCCTATACAATATTAAAGTCATCATTAGGAGACATTGTAACTGAAGAGACTGCTGATTTTTTGGTTAGTCATGCGGAAGTGCCTGAAGAATGGGCAAGTGACCATTTCTTATCCGTGGTGTATACTCCATTAACTAATTATTCTGAATTTTTAAATGTGGAGTTGAAAGAACAACTTACCTCTTATACAGCTAGTACAGTAGCAGTAGCTAGTCCATCATTTGAAGTGAATAATACTTTAAGCAGAAAAATCGAAGCTGCTATTAATTCGGGTAGTCATATTATACTTACTGGCCCTCCTGGTACAGGGAAAACAACAATTGCTAAAATTATCTCTCAAAATTTTAAAGGCCCGAATGGTTTTAAAACTTATACTGCAACATCGAATTGGTCAGCATTTGAGGTATTGGGTGGATATTTACCTGATCCTCTAAACCCTCAACGGCTTCAGTTTGAAGAAGGCTTTATTACTCGAAGTATATCTGAGAATAAGTGGGTCATAATTGATGAGATTAATAGAGCTGATGTCGATAAAGCATTTGGTGAGCTGTTTACTGTGCTAACGGGTAATTCGGTTAACTTGCCATACTATAACTTCGTTAATGAGAGTGATGGAACAATAAAAAGAAAGAAAATTACGATTTCTCCTGAGAATGAAAGAGAAGTATCTGGAGATGATCAGCAAAATTACTATGTTCAAACTGATTGGCGAATTATCGGAACAATGAATACTTTTGATAAAAGTAGTTTGTACCAGTTATCTTATGCGTTTATGCGGCGATTTGCATTTATTGAAGTTGAACCCCCCTCTTCTGAGAGCATGAGTGAGATTTTGAAACAAAAAGTTTCCCAAATGCAAATCAATGAGGAGTTGAAAGATGAAATAAAGGTATACATAATCAATCTATTTTCTAATGGATTATACTCTATAAATAATGCGGTAGGGGTTGCCATACCAATTAGTGTGATAAACTATTTAGAGAAGAGAATCGGAATTGATCGAGAGCTGGAGGTTTCTTTAGGAGAGGTTTTTATTGAGGCGATTAGTATGTACTTATTCCCTCAGTTTGAAGGGAGAAGAAGAGACTTTGAAACTTTACTCCAAGTAATCGTTTCTTCGCTTGACATCGAAGAGCCTTTTATACGCTCTCTATTAATAAAGGAACTCTCTAACTGGACAGGAAATATTGGTTGA
- a CDS encoding DNA cytosine methyltransferase, protein MKIKNANTPFSVVSMFSGCGGMDLGFHNANYNIVWANDLNTDACVTYRENIGDIYEGDIYEQEIPSVEDLDVLLAGFPCQPFSNAGNRKGINEDRGQLYKATLNYIRKLRPKIVMMENVRGMLSIKTDEGYLLPEICQNLKMLGYTAYFKLVNTSDYGVPQNRLRVIIIGIRNNIRLGKFRFPEPLTGLDLSIENNVINVSEDIPNQDQLLRLNPQAITLGSYVPEGGSWKDIPYELLPDRLKRIREDMAKYRWPNFYRRYHRSEIAGTVTAAFKPENAGVWHPIEQRVFSAREIARIQSFPDDFVFHGKSVKAIYEMIGNAVPPKLAQIFAEAFKNVLSGVDCISEVEPRLFSEIRFGKVPVRVADAEVIFDHLEVENYEQIEFIV, encoded by the coding sequence ATGAAAATCAAGAATGCAAATACTCCATTTAGTGTCGTGAGTATGTTTAGTGGTTGTGGCGGAATGGATCTTGGGTTTCATAATGCTAATTACAACATAGTGTGGGCCAATGATTTGAATACCGATGCATGCGTTACGTATCGTGAAAATATCGGTGATATATATGAAGGAGATATCTACGAACAGGAGATTCCTTCTGTCGAAGATCTTGATGTATTATTAGCTGGTTTTCCATGTCAACCATTCTCAAATGCTGGGAATCGAAAAGGTATAAATGAAGATAGAGGTCAACTATATAAGGCAACCCTTAATTATATCAGGAAACTTCGTCCTAAAATAGTTATGATGGAAAATGTGAGAGGAATGTTATCCATTAAAACTGATGAGGGATATTTGTTGCCTGAGATCTGTCAGAACTTAAAAATGCTTGGTTATACTGCATATTTTAAATTAGTTAACACTTCCGATTATGGTGTTCCTCAGAATCGTTTAAGAGTTATAATTATAGGAATTCGTAATAATATACGTTTGGGGAAATTTAGATTTCCAGAGCCTCTAACAGGACTTGACTTATCTATAGAAAATAATGTGATTAATGTGAGTGAAGATATCCCGAATCAAGATCAATTATTGCGCCTTAATCCTCAAGCTATTACTCTAGGAAGTTATGTTCCTGAAGGAGGGTCGTGGAAAGATATTCCCTATGAATTGCTTCCAGATAGGCTTAAAAGAATAAGAGAGGATATGGCCAAATATAGATGGCCTAATTTCTACAGAAGATATCATCGTAGTGAAATTGCTGGAACAGTCACTGCTGCATTTAAACCTGAGAATGCGGGAGTTTGGCATCCTATTGAACAGAGAGTTTTTTCAGCCAGAGAGATAGCTCGAATTCAAAGTTTTCCCGATGATTTCGTCTTTCACGGAAAATCTGTTAAGGCAATTTATGAGATGATTGGAAACGCCGTACCTCCTAAATTAGCTCAAATCTTTGCTGAAGCTTTCAAGAATGTACTTTCTGGCGTTGATTGCATCTCTGAAGTTGAGCCAAGGCTTTTTTCCGAAATCCGTTTTGGTAAAGTACCTGTCAGAGTAGCCGATGCAGAAGTTATTTTTGATCATTTAGAAGTAGAAAATTACGAGCAGATTGAATTTATTGTCTAA
- a CDS encoding metal-dependent hydrolase — MDPYLYLLFHLLSHALLGAVIAYCFLPRDTWKNLMICLCSGALCGIIPDIFGDRSVAPWSHSILFTPLLALGIAYLTKLFYKKTSFKLIWGSSILSVLFGHLFLDYMGHDLPAFYPLSDKSYIMGAITLGDPWIWFPLIIGLGLSIFLRNKPKLPVITSILFIVVYLVFRVISKEIIEHKVQVQHPVPEKSYIIVEPDSHYEFPLDPRKWLEFRFRVISPHFSKGGDAGILGEKSDKLFWYDFYPVAFEINLSRGKYVPINLQDSKVVISVTKEWKEAGSNYIQGKYDGNLLTYKETTNGQWEEVIPQ; from the coding sequence TTGGATCCGTACTTATATTTGTTGTTTCATCTTCTATCACATGCTCTTCTTGGGGCAGTAATTGCATACTGCTTTTTGCCAAGGGATACATGGAAAAATCTTATGATATGTCTATGTTCGGGTGCACTGTGTGGAATAATTCCTGATATTTTTGGGGATAGAAGTGTAGCTCCGTGGTCCCATTCTATATTGTTTACACCCCTTTTAGCTTTAGGAATAGCATATTTGACAAAACTGTTCTATAAAAAGACAAGTTTCAAATTAATCTGGGGATCTTCTATTTTGTCTGTCTTGTTTGGACACTTATTTTTAGACTATATGGGACATGATTTACCAGCATTCTATCCCCTTAGCGATAAGTCATATATTATGGGAGCCATTACATTGGGAGATCCATGGATATGGTTTCCGTTAATTATTGGTCTTGGATTGAGTATTTTTTTGAGGAACAAGCCTAAATTACCCGTAATTACTTCGATACTATTTATAGTGGTATATTTAGTTTTTCGAGTAATATCCAAAGAAATAATCGAGCACAAAGTTCAAGTTCAACACCCGGTTCCTGAAAAGTCATATATTATAGTGGAGCCCGATAGTCATTATGAATTTCCTTTAGATCCCAGAAAGTGGTTAGAGTTCAGGTTTCGAGTCATCAGTCCTCATTTCTCTAAAGGTGGTGATGCGGGTATACTGGGAGAGAAATCAGACAAACTATTCTGGTACGATTTTTATCCAGTAGCCTTTGAGATAAATTTATCAAGAGGAAAGTATGTTCCAATAAATTTACAGGATTCTAAAGTTGTGATATCTGTTACTAAGGAATGGAAAGAAGCGGGTTCTAACTATATTCAGGGAAAGTATGATGGAAACCTTCTTACCTACAAAGAAACCACCAATGGTCAGTGGGAAGAAGTTATACCGCAATAG
- a CDS encoding ATP-binding protein → MITKYHVENFKQLKNVTCICKDINIIIGPNGAGKSSLLQSIDFLKAFTHSSINHYLENRSLILKDLFHRRHSNNKILRRNTLRWELTIELPSTERNEPPFKYKYQVRITEKQRIVERIFIINEIDEEHLLLLRNHKTFVFSPVSGEEQSGEFLNPNSGFLATITDEEVEMYPDFSRIKKFISNIQTFLIWDPAILRQRSRGNQNELGPNGQNLATNLAELKKQKPMQFDKMINRLQKVLPNLKDIIIKGSSNGWKEINLVEKNGDGTITFNNNQISDGTLRLIAMALIRYGNRKSSLVSFEEPENGIHPPILREAARMIEEITQLKPKFKTQVFVTTHNPYLLEMFQNQPDSIFILEKGSNETGTIITNISFEQLEKAMLLFDNSIGDLWFSSLLQSEEGDSSESVIDQGRRD, encoded by the coding sequence ATGATAACTAAGTATCATGTTGAAAATTTCAAACAACTCAAAAACGTAACATGTATTTGTAAGGATATAAATATTATCATTGGTCCCAACGGGGCAGGAAAGTCCTCTCTTTTGCAAAGTATTGATTTTTTAAAGGCCTTTACGCATTCATCAATTAATCATTACTTGGAGAATAGGTCGCTCATACTTAAAGATTTATTTCATAGAAGGCATAGTAATAACAAAATATTGAGAAGAAATACACTTCGATGGGAATTAACGATTGAATTGCCATCAACAGAAAGAAATGAGCCTCCCTTTAAGTATAAGTATCAAGTAAGAATTACTGAAAAACAACGAATAGTTGAAAGGATATTTATAATTAATGAAATTGATGAAGAACATTTGTTGCTGTTGCGGAATCATAAGACTTTTGTTTTTTCTCCAGTATCAGGCGAAGAACAAAGTGGTGAATTTTTGAACCCTAATTCTGGTTTTTTGGCTACAATTACAGATGAAGAAGTAGAAATGTATCCTGATTTTTCTAGAATAAAGAAATTCATCTCAAATATCCAAACATTTCTCATATGGGATCCTGCTATTTTAAGACAAAGATCAAGAGGGAATCAAAATGAACTTGGTCCAAATGGTCAGAACCTTGCAACGAACTTAGCTGAATTAAAGAAACAAAAACCAATGCAATTTGATAAAATGATTAATAGATTACAAAAAGTACTTCCTAATTTAAAAGATATTATTATAAAAGGAAGTAGTAATGGATGGAAAGAAATTAACTTGGTTGAAAAAAATGGTGATGGTACAATTACATTTAATAATAATCAAATTAGTGACGGAACTCTTCGATTGATTGCCATGGCACTAATAAGATATGGAAATCGTAAGAGTTCTCTCGTATCTTTTGAAGAACCCGAAAATGGAATACATCCTCCAATTTTAAGAGAAGCCGCAAGAATGATTGAAGAGATAACTCAACTAAAACCTAAATTTAAGACTCAAGTTTTTGTGACAACACACAATCCATATCTTTTAGAAATGTTTCAGAATCAACCAGATTCGATTTTTATATTAGAAAAGGGTTCCAATGAAACTGGTACAATTATAACTAATATCTCCTTTGAGCAGTTAGAAAAGGCTATGCTTTTGTTTGATAACTCTATAGGTGATCTTTGGTTCTCTAGTCTCCTTCAAAGTGAGGAGGGTGACTCTAGTGAAAGTGTTATTGATCAGGGAAGGAGAGATTGA
- a CDS encoding response regulator, with product MELTVEPLKVLIVDDEYLIRNLLRMRIDWEQQGMSIIGEASDAEEALNQVELLRPDIVFTDIYMPKMDGIELSGILMERYPNLKIVVVTGHDEFEYARQSVKLGISDFILKPIRASELLQVTAKLRVAIEQEMGREYELMKLREEMKQSLPYLRERFVNQWLSDVIPEDELQEKARFFGIPISSGEPGLRIAVMEVEVAVPQAKIAAPEVYQHLSEPYQPTPQTLQTHVAHRGPQQHGQPQLSQHQTEAHPHTAEEIHILLRMVGMKQVQAFYPQDSQTIIVMDPHNRIVVLSLGADTEFANQVQQLQEELQHTLKLEGCEVDVTVGIGQWHSGWGRACVGYREACRALDYQAFVGKNQVICFEDLVIEGGKRPYHSDAQLLQQLQFYVSVGAGEEAVLLLERMLSVPFSDVSQFRMAAMDVVTECQRAAIEQQLEGEHALNKEAIAAIFTAGHLPEIKSMLEQHVRMVSDAIQAKRQAKEGNLIDRVMAYLEENMGNAEVGLSSTAAAFYVSSGHLGRLMKKETGQTFVEYMTQLRMRKAEILLKQTDLKGYEIGQQVGIPDPHYFSVLFKKHIGRSMNEYRNVKI from the coding sequence ATGGAATTAACTGTGGAACCATTAAAGGTATTGATTGTGGATGATGAGTACCTCATCCGAAATCTGCTGCGCATGCGTATCGATTGGGAGCAGCAAGGCATGAGTATCATTGGAGAGGCCTCCGATGCTGAAGAGGCTTTGAATCAGGTTGAGCTGTTACGTCCAGACATCGTGTTCACGGACATATATATGCCCAAGATGGACGGCATTGAACTAAGCGGCATCCTCATGGAGCGTTACCCGAACTTAAAAATCGTGGTTGTGACGGGACATGATGAATTTGAATATGCTCGTCAGAGTGTGAAGCTGGGCATATCCGATTTTATTTTGAAACCCATTCGTGCTTCTGAATTATTACAGGTTACGGCGAAGCTGCGAGTGGCAATCGAGCAGGAGATGGGGCGTGAGTACGAGCTGATGAAGCTGCGGGAGGAGATGAAGCAGAGCCTGCCTTATCTCAGGGAGCGATTTGTAAATCAATGGTTAAGTGATGTGATACCTGAGGATGAACTACAAGAGAAGGCGCGTTTCTTCGGCATACCTATCTCGTCTGGTGAACCAGGATTGCGCATTGCAGTAATGGAGGTGGAGGTTGCTGTACCGCAAGCGAAGATAGCTGCACCAGAGGTATATCAACATCTGTCCGAACCATATCAACCAACACCCCAAACACTCCAAACACATGTAGCACATCGAGGACCCCAACAACACGGTCAGCCCCAATTAAGCCAGCATCAGACAGAAGCCCATCCACATACTGCCGAGGAAATACATATTCTGCTGCGAATGGTAGGCATGAAGCAGGTGCAAGCTTTTTATCCCCAGGATTCGCAAACGATTATCGTCATGGACCCGCATAACCGGATAGTTGTACTCTCGCTTGGTGCGGATACGGAATTTGCCAATCAGGTGCAGCAGCTTCAGGAAGAACTTCAACATACACTTAAGCTCGAAGGATGTGAAGTTGATGTGACCGTAGGGATTGGGCAATGGCACTCAGGATGGGGAAGGGCCTGTGTGGGATACCGGGAAGCTTGTCGTGCACTCGATTATCAGGCGTTTGTGGGGAAAAATCAGGTTATTTGCTTCGAGGATCTGGTCATCGAAGGCGGAAAAAGGCCGTACCACTCGGATGCTCAGCTGCTCCAACAACTACAATTTTACGTCAGTGTTGGTGCGGGGGAAGAAGCCGTATTGTTGCTGGAGCGTATGCTGTCTGTGCCGTTCTCGGACGTTTCACAGTTTCGGATGGCAGCGATGGATGTGGTTACGGAGTGCCAGCGTGCTGCCATAGAGCAGCAGCTTGAGGGAGAGCACGCATTGAACAAAGAGGCCATTGCGGCCATTTTTACAGCAGGTCATCTGCCTGAAATAAAAAGCATGCTGGAGCAGCACGTCCGTATGGTATCGGATGCCATACAAGCTAAGCGACAGGCCAAGGAAGGTAATCTGATCGACCGGGTGATGGCTTATCTTGAAGAGAACATGGGCAATGCGGAAGTGGGGCTTTCCAGCACCGCGGCTGCTTTTTACGTAAGTTCGGGCCATCTGGGGCGGCTGATGAAAAAAGAAACCGGGCAGACATTTGTGGAATATATGACGCAGCTTCGTATGAGAAAGGCTGAAATACTGCTGAAGCAGACCGATTTAAAGGGGTATGAGATCGGGCAGCAGGTAGGCATCCCGGACCCACATTATTTCAGCGTCTTGTTCAAAAAACATATTGGCCGATCCATGAATGAGTATCGGAATGTAAAAATCTGA